A window of Plantibacter sp. PA-3-X8 genomic DNA:
ATCGCCTGCACCTCGGTGTCGCTGAGCTCGAAGCCGAACACGTCGATGTTCGTGCGCTGGCGTTCCGGGGACGCGGACTTCGGGATCGGGAGCACGCCGCGCTGGTGGTGCCAGCGGAGGACGACCTGCGCCGGTGAGACGTCGTGCGCCGCGGCGGCCGCTGCGACGGGTTCCTCGGCGAACGGCGCCTGTGCCTTGCCGAGCGGGCTCCACGCCTCGGTGACGATGCCGTGCTCGCGGTGGAAGGCGAGGAGCTCCTCCTGCGGGAAGTACGGGTGCAGCTCGACCTGGTTGACGGCCGGCAGCACACCCGTCTCGTCGGCGAGGCGGGTCAGGAACTCCTCGGTGAAGTTCGAGACGCCGATGCTGCGGACGAGGCCCTCGCGCTGCAGCTGGATCATGGCCTTCCACGACTCGACGAAGCGGCCGACGGAGGGGTTCGGCCAGTGGATGAGGTACAGGTCGATGTGGTCGAGGCCGAGCGAGGCCAGGGATCCGCGGCACGAGGTGATGGTCTCCTCGAAGCCGTGGTCGCGGCCGGGCAGTTTCGTCGCGACGACGAGTTCGTCACGGGGGACGTCGGTCTCGCGGACCGCGGCGCCGACGGCGTCCTCGTTGCGGTAGTTCACGGCGGTGTCGATCAGTCGGTAGCCTGCGTCGATGGCGGACAGCGTGGCGTCGGTGCCCTCGCGGCCTCGCAGGGGGTATGTGCCGAAACCGATCGCG
This region includes:
- a CDS encoding aldo/keto reductase yields the protein MTTIPTFALNDGSSVPAIGFGTYPLRGREGTDATLSAIDAGYRLIDTAVNYRNEDAVGAAVRETDVPRDELVVATKLPGRDHGFEETITSCRGSLASLGLDHIDLYLIHWPNPSVGRFVESWKAMIQLQREGLVRSIGVSNFTEEFLTRLADETGVLPAVNQVELHPYFPQEELLAFHREHGIVTEAWSPLGKAQAPFAEEPVAAAAAAHDVSPAQVVLRWHHQRGVLPIPKSASPERQRTNIDVFGFELSDTEVQAITALGRTDGRLFDGDPNTHEEM